The Carassius gibelio isolate Cgi1373 ecotype wild population from Czech Republic chromosome A19, carGib1.2-hapl.c, whole genome shotgun sequence genome segment AAGTCCCACAATTCCCCTTTCACTGAAATAACATGTGCCCCTGGCCATGTGTCAAAACAATTCAATGTGCCACAGTGATGCCTATCGAGGGGAAAAGCACTGTGATTTCCTGCCATGGTTTGTTGAGGACAACGAGAGCCTCAAAAAACCCCAAACAGCCTGTAAGTGTAAGGATATCCACAGGACTGGCCCTTTAAGTGGCTGTTCTCCTGGAGAGAGGGACAAGGAGAGTGTGTTTGTGCTCCGAGCAGACTTCTGTGAGCCAGTCATACAGACTCCAACGGCAGATCTGTGGCAGTCTGACCTGGTTTAGATGTAATATTTACTCATCTGACCAAGCGAAAGGTTTATTAGCCTTGGCAGTGGGGTGTCTTTCAAGGTCGTCTGGAGTCACATGTCCACTCTGTTTAAGACAGCTGCTGCCTTCACACTCATGTGCTTTCAGCTGATTTAGGACAGTTAAGAGGAGACCCCACTACTCATTTCTCTCAAACTGCAACATTAATAAGTAGCACATTTATCTAGCACATTGAACATTAATTGAGAGATAGATCCAGGGAGCTCAGGCGCTGGTTGCAGTATTGTTATAGGTCTACTGTAACACAGctgaagcaaccccaataacgTGAGATTAAGCCTCTGGAATTTGAATTTTACCAGGGGATCATGCCAAAAACATGCATCCCTGGAATGCTGTTGGGCTAGTTTTGGCCGGGTGTTGTTGTGACCCTGGTAACACTGCCTGGTATGTAAGCATCAGAAGATAAACACACTCACCctggtttatttaatttatctactAACAATGTCCAAAGTCCACTTTTGTGAACCACAGTGTTGTTTCATTGGACACCATCCCAGATCATGTATTGTGTTTAATAGAGTTCTGTGACAGAAATGAAAGTTTAAGAAATacaatttttggaataaaatggcaGACATCCTTTGTCTAATTTCATAGctataatgttatgcgttcaaattgcacaatgaaataatattttcacacttttttcacCAAATTACAGCTTGATTGGTGATGAAACGCAGTAACAATATTATCTTCACaggttatatttttttgttgtacaTCGTGTTATATTTAATCTCAACCTCTTGACACTGTGGTAAGTAAACTTACTTTTGAGGAACTTTATTCGGGGCAAAAATTATCAGTGTGATGTAAAGTGCCAGTCATAATTTTGgggaaaaaatctatatatatatatagatataatatattatataatatatgaatttcttttacagagaaaaactgtaaatgaataatacattttaactgtaACAGTGttctgaagtagaaaaaaaacaaagattctTGTAACATATTCTaccaaattgtttttaaaattatatttgttcaGTATTTCACAGTACcgtttttagactttttttttagaatattacTGTAAATGTAATGCTTTCATTGTTTTTCTATTTGCACAATTTTGACCgtcattttaaataattccaCAGATTTTTAAACagtatgcacacacatacacaaacactatTTCAAGAAGTAATAGTTCACTGTGCTCATCTTCTGTAACCAATGCCATTTCATAGCGTGTGTAATGCTTGAGAAACACTGACCACTTGTGGTATAATATAAGACACACAACCCATACCACAGTTACCACTGTAAATCAAGGCCACACTTATTTAGGAAAAATCACTTTAATTCAATCAaccttttcatgttttttaaaaattatatgggAGAGCAGAGATTGGCTGAACTCATGGTTTGATAACAGAAGatattgtatgaaaaaaataacaattactgAGGTTTAAACCCTTTTTGAAGTATTTTATATCCAGCTTTGCCTTCTATTATTATCAGTATGTCTTTGTTTCTTACACTGCTCTTTAGTCTGAATTTGTAGGCACTCTTCACATTCTTAACACTTTTTAAAACTATCTTCTAAAGTTCTACTATGGATTTAATAATCATCTGTTGAAAGTGCAGTAAATTCCCCAGTGATCGCTGGTGTAACGGCCACAGTCCAGTTTCTCCATTCCCACCAAAGCCATGTGGTCAGGAGTGACTCTCGGGCCGGTTTTAGCAGACCTAAGGAAGATGCGGTCGAAGCGACATCTGCTGATGTAAGGCACCGTCTTATTGCTGTTTGCTTTGGTGTCCCAGGTGTATCGGCAGTGTTCCTGCTTGCCCAGCTGTTCCCAAACATCACACACACCTGGAGGCAAACCTCCCACCTTTACCACCTACACGGACAGAAACAATCTTCAGAAATGCTGCATTGCACTAGTGACTTTCACCTCCATCATATTTGGAGCTACTGTGACTATTAGTCCAGTGTTTCCAAATCTTCTTCTCCTTTTCACAGGCCCATCAGTCACACGCAACTACCCTTCATCAACACCAAACTGAAACCTGGGTTCATTTGAATGTGTATTATTAATACAATACACAATTTCACAGACATGAATTggaaattttcttttcttttctatgttCCCACCAGGTTGGTATCGCTCTTCTAGTCCTTGTGGTGAATTTACCTCGGCGTCTCTTAGATTGGTGTCCCCGGCAAAAATTACAGTAGCGTCTTCTGGTGCTTCCTGCATCGTTTGAAATACAAGCCGCAGTTGTTTCATTCTCTCCTCTGATTGGTTCTTACAGCTTTCTAAATGTGACGTCATCAAGTATAGCTTGTGTCCTGAGAAAGTCACCTTAAGTCAAAAAAGAAATGAACGCATGTATAAATGATGCTGAAATGAATGATTCCCTTCTGAAATACACCTGTGCCATTCATTATACACCAATACGATCTTTAGATAATGCTTATTGCAAAACTCACCTGAGCAACTAATAGATTTCTCAACATTTGTGTTGTAGGGTAAAAGATGATCTCACTTTCCAAAAGTTTTACTCTTGATTTCTTCAACATTATTCCCGTGAAGTATCCATCATCACTTCCTTTAATGACAGGGAACATCAAGAATCAGTAAATAACTCATACATAAGCTCACGGAGGTCTCTCACCTTCAACAAACAGATAGCTGACAGCACGTTTCTTAAGATACTGAATATAAGATGGAATAAGTTCTTGGAGGAAAACCACATCTGGTGTATatctacaacagaaaaaaaatgaaccaAAGAGTTACGAGTATAACAACAGAGACTTAGAgtcaaataaaacatgaaatagaGAATATCACAGGTCTTTAAACAACTCACAGAGCTAGATATGAACACAAGCCCCTGGCTCGCTCTGCAAGACTCAATGTGTCCAAACCATCCACATTCCAGCTGATGATGGAGAGCTTGCTGTCCTCCGCATTAGAttcagggacaccacttcctgcttgACTTTCTTTGGGGTTCACACTGCTGGAGCAGGTGGGCTCCTCCACTGTCAGGTCAATGCTGCACCACAAacaatttgaaaaatattattagtaTAGATAAATCGAGTATCTTAAGTAGTTTTCAGTTCCTAGTATAACGAGGGGAAAACATTACCAGTCCACCTGGTCTGTCTTAAATTTCTTCTTTGTCCCTGAAGTATCAGCAGGGTCAGAAGTATTCACCCCCTTTCTCTTATTATTCccagaaacatctttattttccTCCTCATCTTCAACATCAAAGACTGAGTCCATATGAGCCTCGAAGAACGAGTTCAGTGCTCTCTGGCAGGGACCCAGGGAAAAAAATGGGGTTGTAGACGAGAAGAACTAAACATGATTTacgcaatatatatttttatgtagaaACTTGGTGCAGTGTACAGTGCCATACCTCCATATCCCATTCATTTTCTGCTAGATAACACTGCGCCACAGCACTGTCCGACCCAGAGACAGAGGCAAACTGATCGCAAAGACTCGTCCTCGTTTCCTCTAGAGCAGACATTTGTTGATCGGTGTGATTACCGGGCATAACAGTGTGGGACATGTTCACAGTTTAATATAACTGCGGGACATGGAAGCGTACAGATACAAAAACATTCCGGGTGGAACCCTCGAAATACGGAGACCGATATTACCATTATGTATGTATGCTTGTGGTCGCTGGACCTAATTTATTTAAACCACACTATAAATTACGACATAAATCCTAATTTTCACATCACATTAAACGTCGCACCCAGAGAGTTCCGAACCGAATAATTATAAATAGAAGCTTTCCGGAAGAATTAGACTGCTGTACTGAAAGACTCGGTTCTTTCAAACAGTTCGTTTCAAAACCGAAACGATTCCGCAATTCTTTTATGTGAATAAAAAGAAGTGCTCTAAACCTTCTATGCacgaataatatatatatatatatatatatatatatatatatatatatatatatatatatatatatatatatatatatatatatatatatatatatatatatatatatatatatatatatatcaaataatgtGTAGGCACTTGTGTGCcagttcagtttgtttgtttgcaggAATGAGATATAATTAGCAATAACATTCGTAATGTTCCAAATTTAATTCTAATTAAGAATTTCAGAATTTCCGATTCTTGAACTAATCATTTATATCTGTTTGGTAAAACGCATGAGTAAAACCATAGACATATGATGTATGATGTCTAGGAGTAAAACGGTTCAACGGATTCATTGAAAAGACACGACTCAAATGAATCATGAATGATccattatttcataataaaagcCCTGATAGCCGAATGGTGAGTTTTAGCTTCTTGAAGTATTCATAAATTGAATCGGTAGATTTAGTTTACCTATTTATAAGAATgtagtgcattttttatttaattttgtgtcaTAGTTATCTGCCATTATTCTTATTAGTGGCGAGAGGTCTTTTAGCTTAGGCACTCCAAAAGGGCTTTACTTCGCAAAGTAATACAGTAACGTTAATGCTCTTTCAAACATTCTGCAAGAGCGAAGTAGTCCTTCACTGTGTTTTGGTATTTGCAGTTTCAGCGATGGTGTCAATGTCGCTAAATACAATAAAAGAGAGCAATGGTTGATAGTCCTGGATTTGAGCGGGTTTTATGTAAGGTAGGTGTCGAGCGAAATCTTTGGTTTAAGTGATTCTCTTTGGAGAGCCACTCGTTgaaatatacaggtgcttctcaataaatttgaatgtcgaAGAAAAGTTCgtttttttcagtaattcaactcagattgcgaaactcatgtattaaataaatgtaaagcacACGGACTttagtagtttaagtctttggttcttttaattgtgatgattttggctcacatttaacaaaaaacccacCAAATTCACTagctcaacaaattagaatactaaataaaaccaatttaaaaaaaaacttgtaagtggattgttggccttctggaaagtatcaAAAAGaaacttcaaaaagctggtcagcagaaggaagcattaagtgcaccagcagatgacattgcaccccaaatcatcccagactgtggaaacttaacactggacttcagcaACTTGGGTTTAGAGCTTCtccactcttcctccagactctaggaccatggtttctaaatgaaatacaaaacttgctctcatctgaaaaaaggactttggacctaTGGcatcagtccagttcttcttatCCTTAGCCcgggtaagatgcctctgacattgtctgtgatTCAGGAGtgacttaacaagaggaatatgacaactgtagccaaattccttgacacgtctgtatacTTTGATCCCAGCCTCAGCCCATTCCTTGTGAcgttctctaaaattcttgaatcgatttttcttgacaatcctcataaggcttcggttctctcggttggttgtgcatgtttttattacactttttcgttccactcaacttCCTGTTAAcgtgcttggatacagcactctgtgaacagccagcttattggcaatgaaTTTTTGTGACTTAGGCTACGTTTACACGTGGCCGGCTATTTTCATAAACGAACATTTCAACCTCTCCCGTTTCAAAAATAACATCGCGCACACATGTCAGTTTTCAGAAAAGTCTTCATTTACACATAGCTGCGTCTATATGCCATCAAGAGCATGCCAAACCTGTAGGTGGCAGTGTAACGAGAAGCTCAAGCTCACGTAAGCCAATTAGAATCCCGAAAATCACATGTAAAAATAGGTCGCATATTTGATAGGTGCGAGCTCGGGTGCATTCATAGACAttaatggacacagcgaccccattggaactaaATTgtgacaagtgaagcccatttttagcgttttttagcacttccgtttctgacgcgcagactcaaacgaagcttgacgacgtcagcaacctgtctgacagatgtaattcttctaagtggctgtgcgtgtaaactgccatcgttaatcttgcagagacggagAGCTTGAGCGgagagttctttggcgtgagtgagcaggagtaagtattctg includes the following:
- the LOC127935185 gene encoding tyrosyl-DNA phosphodiesterase 2, encoding MSHTVMPGNHTDQQMSALEETRTSLCDQFASVSGSDSAVAQCYLAENEWDMERALNSFFEAHMDSVFDVEDEEENKDVSGNNKRKGVNTSDPADTSGTKKKFKTDQVDCIDLTVEEPTCSSSVNPKESQAGSGVPESNAEDSKLSIISWNVDGLDTLSLAERARGLCSYLALYTPDVVFLQELIPSYIQYLKKRAVSYLFVEGSDDGYFTGIMLKKSRVKLLESEIIFYPTTQMLRNLLVAQVTFSGHKLYLMTSHLESCKNQSEERMKQLRLVFQTMQEAPEDATVIFAGDTNLRDAEVVKVGGLPPGVCDVWEQLGKQEHCRYTWDTKANSNKTVPYISRCRFDRIFLRSAKTGPRVTPDHMALVGMEKLDCGRYTSDHWGIYCTFNR